The stretch of DNA ACACTTCGGTCACATGACTAGAAAGTGGAATCCAAATATGGCTCCATACATTTTTATGGAGAAAAATGGTATTCACATTGTAGACTTACATAAAACAGCAGTGAAGTTAGATGAAGCGTGCAGCGCTTTAGAAAAACTTACTTCTGCAGGTAAAAAAGTTCTTTTTGTAGCTACTAAAAAGCAAGCAAAAGAAGTTGTTGCTAAGCACGCTTCAGAACTTAATATGCCTTATATTACAGAAAGATGGCCTGGTGGTATGTTAACAAACTTTGTTACAATCAGAAAGGCTGTTAAGAAAATGAACTCTATCGATAAAATGAAAAAAGATGGAACGTTCGAAACTTTATCTAAAAAAGAAAGACTTCAGGTAGACAGACAAAGAGCTAACCTAGAGAAGAACTTAGGTTCTATCGCTGACATGGTTCGTCTTCCTTCTGCAATATTTGTTGTTGATATCTTAAGAGAGCACATCGCTGTAACTGAAGCTAAAAAATTAGGTATTCCAGTTTTCGGTATCGTTGATACCAACTCTGACCCAAGAAAAGTAGATTTCGTTATTCCAGGAAATGATGATGCTTCTAAGTCTATCGATATGATTTTGAATGTTGTTTCTGATTCTATCAGAGAGGGTCAATCTCAAAGAAAAGCTGACAAAGAAAAATCTAAAGAAGAAGGAGAAAAAGTATCTGCTGATACAGATGCTGATTTTGATGCTGAATAATTAAAGGTTTATCTTTAAAATATTTTAAAAGCAGTGGAATTTTATTCCGCTGCTTTTTTTGTCTATTATTTATTAGCTAATTATTGATGATTGTATTTTGATATATTTCAATAATAGTAGAGGACATAAAAAAACTGCTAGAATAAAATTCTAGCAGTTTTTTTATTTTAGTTTGATAAACTTATGGTATAAGAATCAGAGATGAATTTAGTAGATTGGTAAACCGATCTGCAAAGGACACCGGATAGTCTGTAATTCTGGTTTTTCGGAAGCATGGTATACCCCATTTTACCGGCAGCAATAGGTATTTTCTTATAAAAATTATTACCGCTTATAGTAAGGACCATATTACAAGGTGATTTATTCTCCACTGTAAAAGAGGTTCTGTTGTCATCAGAGGAGCCATTTAAAAGGCTATTAAGCACTTCAGTGGTGTCTGGCTTGTAAGTTTTTACAAGCTCACTGTATTCTCTTTCTATATTAGCCGTAGAAGGAGTGTTATTTGTCGTATTAGGGAATCTGTTCCTTACAGGATAATTATTATAATTGACACTGCAGCTAACCAGAGATAAAGCCAGAATACCGCAGGACAAAGCCAATTTATTTTTCATAGATAATTTTTGATCAGTAAATTTAAGATTTACTTTTAATTTATTTGCTTTGAGTCCCTATCTGTTCAGGATTGCTGATACTCAAAATAATATTTTTTTTAATGTCTTTCTTGGTCTGGTATTTCACATCACAGACATTGCTTTCAATAGTATAGCTTCCTTTTTTTATCACAATAAAGTTTTCA from Chryseobacterium piperi encodes:
- a CDS encoding DUF6759 domain-containing protein; this encodes MKNKLALSCGILALSLVSCSVNYNNYPVRNRFPNTTNNTPSTANIEREYSELVKTYKPDTTEVLNSLLNGSSDDNRTSFTVENKSPCNMVLTISGNNFYKKIPIAAGKMGYTMLPKNQNYRLSGVLCRSVYQSTKFISDSYTISLSN
- the rpsB gene encoding 30S ribosomal protein S2 — its product is MAKANVKDLLEAGVHFGHMTRKWNPNMAPYIFMEKNGIHIVDLHKTAVKLDEACSALEKLTSAGKKVLFVATKKQAKEVVAKHASELNMPYITERWPGGMLTNFVTIRKAVKKMNSIDKMKKDGTFETLSKKERLQVDRQRANLEKNLGSIADMVRLPSAIFVVDILREHIAVTEAKKLGIPVFGIVDTNSDPRKVDFVIPGNDDASKSIDMILNVVSDSIREGQSQRKADKEKSKEEGEKVSADTDADFDAE